In Triticum aestivum cultivar Chinese Spring chromosome 5B, IWGSC CS RefSeq v2.1, whole genome shotgun sequence, the following proteins share a genomic window:
- the LOC123113736 gene encoding protein RTE1-HOMOLOG, whose product MEAERSQLSPIDPRRARFPCCIVWTPIPFITWLMPFIGHIGICREDGVILDFAGPNFVSVDNFAFGAVTRYIQLNGDECYKLLDTGAETTWDGALRKGVQEFQNRNYNLFTCNCHSFVANNLNRLFYAGHDKWNVVSLAAVMFLRGRWVSAGAVVKTLAPFVVVLALGVLLGGTTFLLGLLAFAAVMAGWFLVGTYCIKGLVEL is encoded by the exons ATGGAAGCTGAAAGAAGCCAGCTTAGTCCAATCGACCCAAGAAGAGCTCGGTTTCCTTGTTGCATAGTGTGGACTCCCATACCCTTCATCACATGGCTGATGCCATTTATCGGTCACATTGGCATTTGCAGAGAAGATGGTGTAATCTTGGACTTTGCCGGTCCAAATTTCGTGTCAGTTGACAACTTTGCCTTTGGAGCTGTTACACGCTACATCCAATTAAATGGTGATGAG TGCTATAAACTTCTTGACACCGGCGCAGAGACGACATGGGATGGTGCTCTGAGGAAAGGCGTGCAGGAGTTTCAGAACAGGAACTACAACCTGTTCACCTGCAACTGCCACTCCTTCGTCGCCAACAACCTGAACCGGCTCTTCTACGCCGGCCACGACAAGTGGAACGTGGTGAGCCTGGCCGCGGTGATGTTCCTTCGGGGCCGCTGGGTGAGCGCGGGAGCCGTGGTGAAGACCCTGGCGCCGTTCGTTGTGGTGCTCGCCCTTGGCGTTCTCCTCGGCGGCACGACGTTCTTGCTCGGTCTCCTCGCCTTCGCAGCCGTCATGGCCGGGTGGTTCCTCGTGGGCACCTACTGCATCAAGGGCCTTGTGGAGCTGTAG
- the LOC123113738 gene encoding chromatin remodeling protein EBS isoform X2 gives MSKTPGKTPRTPRRILESYTIKGSDGVIRPGDSVLMKAPDTSKPPYVAKIEEIEAAGPRGANVKVKVRWYYRPEESIGGRRPFHGEKEVFLSDHQDVQSADTIECKCNVYSFRDYTKLSAVNPEDYFCRFEYKSITGSFVPDRIAVFCKCEMPYNPDDLMIQCEECSDWFHPACIGKTIKEAKKLENFTCEGCVAENGNGNGNGVKNENSHESTGESDEKVQSKRRRR, from the exons atgtcAAAGACGCCGGGGAAGACGCCGCGGACGCCCAGGCGGATCCTGGAGTCCTACACCATCAAGGGATCCGACGGCGTCATCCGCC CTGGGGACTCTGTGCTGATGAAGGCGCCCGACACATCAAAGCCTCCGTATGTGGCCAAGATTGAGGAAATCGAGGCAGCAGGACCTCGGGGCGCAAATGTCAAGGTTAAAGTGCGCTGGTACTACCGACCGGAGGAGTCCATTGGTGGGCGCAGGCCATTCCATGGCGAAAAGGAGGTGTTCCTCTCTGACCACCAAGATGTGCAGAGTGCTGACACCATAGAGTGCAAGTGCAACGTCTACAGCTTCCGGGACTACACCAAGCTTTCTGCTGTCAATCCTGAGGACTATTTTTGCCGCTTCGAGTACAAGTCAATCACAGGCAGCTTTGTGCCTGATCGCATTGCTGT GTTTTGTAAGTGTGAGATGCCATACAACCCTGACGATCTTATGATCCAGTGTGAGGAATGCTCTGATTG GTTTCACCCTGCTTGTATTGGAAAGACAATCAAAGAAGCAAAGAAACTTGAGAATTTTACATGCGAAGGTTGTGTTGCtgaaaatggaaatggaaatggaaatggagtcAAGAATGAAAATTCGCATGAATCTACAGGCGAATCAGATGAGAAG GTGCAGTCGAAGCGGCGACGGCGGTGA
- the LOC123113738 gene encoding chromatin remodeling protein SHL isoform X1: MSKTPGKTPRTPRRILESYTIKGSDGVIRPGDSVLMKAPDTSKPPYVAKIEEIEAAGPRGANVKVKVRWYYRPEESIGGRRPFHGEKEVFLSDHQDVQSADTIECKCNVYSFRDYTKLSAVNPEDYFCRFEYKSITGSFVPDRIAVFCKCEMPYNPDDLMIQCEECSDWFHPACIGKTIKEAKKLENFTCEGCVAENGNGNGNGVKNENSHESTGESDEKQVQSKRRRR, translated from the exons atgtcAAAGACGCCGGGGAAGACGCCGCGGACGCCCAGGCGGATCCTGGAGTCCTACACCATCAAGGGATCCGACGGCGTCATCCGCC CTGGGGACTCTGTGCTGATGAAGGCGCCCGACACATCAAAGCCTCCGTATGTGGCCAAGATTGAGGAAATCGAGGCAGCAGGACCTCGGGGCGCAAATGTCAAGGTTAAAGTGCGCTGGTACTACCGACCGGAGGAGTCCATTGGTGGGCGCAGGCCATTCCATGGCGAAAAGGAGGTGTTCCTCTCTGACCACCAAGATGTGCAGAGTGCTGACACCATAGAGTGCAAGTGCAACGTCTACAGCTTCCGGGACTACACCAAGCTTTCTGCTGTCAATCCTGAGGACTATTTTTGCCGCTTCGAGTACAAGTCAATCACAGGCAGCTTTGTGCCTGATCGCATTGCTGT GTTTTGTAAGTGTGAGATGCCATACAACCCTGACGATCTTATGATCCAGTGTGAGGAATGCTCTGATTG GTTTCACCCTGCTTGTATTGGAAAGACAATCAAAGAAGCAAAGAAACTTGAGAATTTTACATGCGAAGGTTGTGTTGCtgaaaatggaaatggaaatggaaatggagtcAAGAATGAAAATTCGCATGAATCTACAGGCGAATCAGATGAGAAG CAGGTGCAGTCGAAGCGGCGACGGCGGTGA
- the LOC123113737 gene encoding probable GTP-binding protein OBGC2: protein MATLLLPSHAASHHRRAVFSGGAHHHPLLQPDLLGDALHAAASRRRRPIAVACRAASAAARAKAPPTANAGPPPQALAKEAHKYFDHAVVSVRAGDGGHGAVLNMPPGPSADAAPAKTRGGGGRAADKGKAKKGSGKKVSFKRNYDGSVSLPVGGHGGDVVLYADEAEESLLGFHAKARHCAKRGGNVGATGTLSSRMHNGFAGETLRIPVPVGTVVRRKKGSVLADLAHPGDEVLVARGGQGGISLIDAPDYKRGKAMALSPNVMRDVTDKVLTHGQPGEEISLELILRVVADVGLVGLPNAGKSTLLSAITLARPDIADYPFTTLMPNLGRLGGDPTLGAMQFSSGATLADLPGLIEGAHLGKGLGRNFLRHLRRTRVIVHVVDAAADDPVNDYKIVRDELRMYNPKYLERPYVVVLNKIDLPKAQDRLSSLALEISSVGCEECHDNNTSKEKLNENFNRHHMSEDDDKELGDYPRPQAVIGASVLRHIGIDEMLKEIRTALGKCSDHMSPGP from the exons ATGGCGACGCTTCTCCTCCCCTCCCACGCGGCCAGCCACCACCGCCGCGCCGTCTTCTCCGGCGGCGCGCACCATCACCCGCTTCTCCAGCCGGACCTCCTCGGGGACGCCCTGCACGCCGCGGCGAGCAGGAGGCGCAGGCCCATCGCGGTGGCGTGCCGGGCGGCGTCAGCCGCGGCCAGGGCCAAGGCGCCCCCGACCGCGAACGCGGGCCCGCCGCCGCAGGCGCTGGCCAAGGAGGCGCACAAGTACTTCGACCACGCCGTCGTCAGCGTGCGCGCGGGGGACGGCGGCCACGGCGCCGTCCTCAACATGCCGCCGGGCCCCTCCGCGGACGCGGCCCCCGccaagacccgcggcggcggcggcagagccgCCGACAAGGGCAAGGCCAAGAAGGGCAGCGGGAAGAAGGTGTCGTTCAAGCGGAACTACGATGGGTCGGTGTCGCTGCCCGTGGGCGGGCACGGCGGCGACGTGGTGCTCTAcgccgacgaggcggaggagtcgcTGCTGGGGTTCCACGCCAAGGCCCGGCACTGCGCCAAGAGGGGCGGCAACGTCGGGGCCACCGGCACCCTCAGCTCCCGGATGCACAACGGCTTCGCCGGGGAGACGCTCAGGATACCCGTGCCTGTAG GTACAGTTGTGAGGCGCAAGAAAGGGTCTGTTCTTGCCGATTTGGCTCATCCTGGTGATGAGGTGCTCGTCGCTAGGGGTGGACAGGGCGGG ATTAGCTTGATTGATGCGCCTGATTACAAAAGGGGGAAAGCCATGGCTTTATCGCCTAATGTCATGCGTGATGTTACTGATAAG GTATTAACTCATGGCCAGCCTGGTGAGGAAATAAGCTTGGAGTTAATCTTAAGGGTGGTTGCAGATGTTGGCCTTGTG GGACTTCCAAATGCTGGAAAATCAACACTTCTATCAGCTATAACACTTGCAAGACCAGACATTGCTGATTATCCGTTCACTACATTGATGCCAAATCTTGGCCGGCTTGGTGGAGATCCCACTTTAGGGGCTATGCAGTTTTCCTCTGGAGCAACATTGGCAGATTTGCCAGGTCTTATTGAGGGCGCTCATCTGGGCAAG GGTCTTGGTCGCAATTTCTTGAGACATTTGAGGAGAACGAGGGTAATTGTCCATGTCGTtgatgctgctgctgatgaccctgtgAACGATTATAAGATTGTCAGAGAT GAATTAAGGATGTATAACCCCAAATACCTGGAGCGGCCTTATGTTGTGGTCCTGAACAAGATTGATCTTCCTAAG GCCCAAGATAGGTTATCTTCATTAGCACTTGAAATATCTTCAGTAGGCTGTGAAGAATGCCACGACAACAATACCAGCAAAGAAAAGCTAAATGAAAATTTCAACAGACACCATATGTCAGAAGACGATGATAAGGAACTTGGGGACTATCCAAGACCTCAAGCTGTAATCGGTGCAAGCGTACT GAGGCACATCGGGATCGACGAGATGCTGAAGGAAATCAGGACAGCCCTGGGAAAATGCTCCGATCACATGTCACCAGGACCATGA
- the LOC123115134 gene encoding uncharacterized protein: MRMQFGSGGKLTQKNMGTHILTSSRVGRETHIIQGAMTWTALVSSLLRGQKSLRVAQYNQSLMFMVYVKRLQLKCLGKNPREIGGYTTASIRPQHRWAITQQNCLTSYRRRRPKFQLVALLGGVRLSHPLQWVVDSCLLIKLH, encoded by the exons ATGAGAATGCAATTTGGGTCGGGTGGCAA GTTGACCCAAAAAAATATGGGGACTCACATACTCACTTCTTCACGAGTTGGACG AGAGACACATATCATACAGGGTGCTATGACATGGACTGCCCTGGTTTCCAGCTTGTTAAGGGGTCAAAAATCGCTCCGGGTGGCACAATACAACCAGTCTCTCATGTTCATGGTGTACGTCAAAAGATTACAATTAAAGTGTTTAGG GAAAAATCCACGGGAAATTGGTGGATACACTACGGCTTCAATAAGGCCCCAACACCGGTGGGCTATTACCCAGCAAAATTGTTTGACAAGTTATCGAAGAAGGCGACCCAAATTTCAATTGGTAGCATTGTTGGGGGGAGTCCGTCTATCCCATCCCCTCCAATGGGTAGTGGATTCTTGCCTTCTGATAAAGCTGCATTAA